From Triticum urartu cultivar G1812 chromosome 2, Tu2.1, whole genome shotgun sequence, a single genomic window includes:
- the LOC125541322 gene encoding uncharacterized protein LOC125541322, whose product MALTRSMVLLQTYAALAAATMRRPEERAHLAEAEPAAATSSPAPAPPYTGVSVFIPAPPPLPGMPALPPLPGFPGMAGAPSPSPSPSQQPASCLGALGRVITCAPYLTDSVPAPPSTCCDGFRLLVGSSARICLCHAIIGNLSTLAGGEIDQLRLLVLPLTCSTFVPPDLLLMCILSPVPPIMPQHDRAGVGERLGALGG is encoded by the exons ATGGCGCTAACCAGATCGATGGTTTTGCTCCAGACGTACGCCGCACTCGCAGCGGCGACGATGCGACGGCCGGAAGAGAGGGCACACCTCGCCGAAGCCGAACCGGCAGCGGCTACCTCCTCGCCGGCGCCGGCTCCGCCGTACACCGGCGTCTCGGTCTTCATCCCGGCACCGCCGCCTCTGCCTGGCATGCCCGCGTTACCGCCGTTGCCCGGCTTCCCGGGCATGGCAGGCGCGCCATCGCCTTCGCCTTCGCCTTCGCAGCAGCCGGCCAGTTGCTTGGGAGCGCTCGGGCGTGTGATCACGTGTGCTCCGTACCTCACCGACTCCGTGCCCGCGCCGCCGAGTACCTGCTGCGACGGCTTCAGGTTGCTCGTCGGCAGCAGCGCCCGGATCTGCTTGTGCCATGCCATCATCGGCAACTTGAGTACATTGGCAGGCGGGGAGATCGACCAGCTTCGCTTGCTCGTGCTGCCTCTGACGTGTAGCACGTTCGTCCCCCCGGACCTTCTTCTCATGTGCATCC TGTCTCCGGTGCCGCCGATTATGCCTCAGCACGACCGCGCCGGTGTCGGAGAAAGGCTCGGTGCTCTCGGCGGCTAG